AAGGCCTGTTCGTAGATAATGTCGTTCGTTTCTATTTCTAGCGCCCCCTTGCTTCTATCCACCCATGCCGCCGCGCCCGCCTGCATTTCCCCGGTTATCGTGGCCGCCGGGCGGTTTAGATTTATCTTAAATACCGTACCTTCGCTTACCTGTTTATCTATTTCTTCCGCCGTATCTGCGGCTAAATGTTGCGAAATAACCCGGGGGTTCATGAGGTCGAGGCGGTAGCCATGCCGCCCCAGATAAGAAACTACGGCCACCATGCCCCGGGTAGCAAATTCTACTAGCGCCCGGTTAAAGCCCATGTTGCGCGGTATGTCGGTACTGTGGAAGTGGATTATAGCGCTCTGGGTTGTTATTTCTAGGGTGGCCTTAGTTGGTAAGTCTAGGTTATAATACTCCTTTACCCAATTATTTATTTCTACTTTCTTCGAGGTTAAAACCATCTTTCCTTTTTGCAGAATTGGTATTTTAATCTTAAAATCATGAAGCCGTATCACATCTGAAATAAGGGGTTTTTTTTGGGACTTTAAACCGTCTGTTTTACCTCGGAGTTTAAACCGTCCATTCATAGGTAGTGAGAACCCCACGTTACACCGTTTAAAGGCCACATCTTTTAAGTTGTAAAACTTAGGGCATTTCCCGTAAGATTCTAACCGGCCTTCTTTTTCTAAGCGCTTTAAATGTTTAAGTATTAACGTCGTAGAAACGTTTAAGACGTTCGCTATTTTAGATGGGTACAACCCTTCCCCCACTAGCGCCATTATCCTTTTTTCTATTTCGTAATTTCTTGCGGCCACACATACCAACCCCGGGACTTTAAACCGTCAGTTTAAACCGTCTGGGATTATCCTATAAGGTTTATAATCCTGCTTGTGTTTGGTGTTGTTTGTTTGCATACGACCGGCGATAGGTTTAAATAATGTTTGTATCTAGTTATGTACATGGCAACGACAAAGGTTAGGGAAGAAGCGCGGCGCTATGTCTGCGGGGGCAACCTTCGCAACGCATTAGAAAGGGCTAACCCGGGCGTATCCCGCGAAGCGGTGGATTATATCGTAGAATCGGTCTTAATCTACCGGAAGTGGTAACATGGCATACACTACCGAAGAACGCCCGGGCATGTCTGATTCTTACGCCGATAGCCTAACCGATGAAGAAATAGCGAAGAAAGAAGCAGAAGAAGAAGCCCATACCCGCGATACTACTATATTCGCAATCGCCGAACTAGGGCTTACCCACGAAGGCGTAGGGGGGTATAAGGGTTGGGGCGGCGGGGATTCTCGCCCCGGTACAGGGCTTCGCGCCCCCGGTATGCCGCTTTACGATACGCGCTATACCGCTAGGCTTGCGGTCTTGAAGAACTTAGAAGCGCGGGGGCTTCTTTCCGGGGTTGCCGGAAACGTTAAAACCGGCTATTCCTTCGCGGTAACTGACGCGGGGAGGTCTTACGCCGCCGCTATGCGGGCGCAGGGGTGGGGGGTTTATCGTATTCAAATGCAACTTAACCCGTATGATTCTTTTATTTACCGGTCTATGGGGGTATGTAAGAACCCTGTAACCGATTACCGGGTATATCCGAAGTACGGATACGAACTAATAAAAAAACCGAACTCGGCTACGGGGGGGGTCTAAATATGTCTTTCGGACGAAGGAAAGGGGTATGTTGGTATTGTAAGGGTAAAAGCGGCCAAAACGCCGCAGGAATGTACCCTAGCGGAAAGGGCGGCCACCGGGCGTGTATCTCTTGCATTAAGGTAGAACATGCCGCGTTTGTGGCTAAGATAAGGAGGTAATACCCTATGAAAAATATACAGACCGTAAAATCTAATGGGGAAACTACGGAAATACCTATAAGGAAATTGCCTAAACTAAGGTTGAATTTTTACGAGGCAAAGGCAATCTATAACAATAATACAGATTGCGAACTTCCCGTAGTTGGGCGGCTTTATTGGGTTAAGCCTGAAAAAGTGCTGTGGCTATACTCTACTTCTAACGAAGAAAGTTACGAAGGCCACCAAACCCAATTCGGGATAGATATTAACGGGGTCGTGTGGTGGGGGTACTTCTCACATTGTTCTTGTTATTCGTATGATGAATACGACGGTAGCGTAAAGGAGTTCGTACCCGAAGATTTTAAGTGCTACGAACTTACCGAAGTCGCGCCGGACATATTACTTATCCTAGCAGAACGAATAAAGAAACTAAATAAGGTTAGCAAACGGGGGGTTAAACATGGCGCATGAAAAGGCGGTATATTTCGAAGGCGCGGTTTTGGTAGTCGGGAATAGCCTAATGGTTACAATCCCGAAGCCGAACGCGGATTACTTGGGTATCATGGGGGGGGACACAATCGAAGCCCGGATTACGAAGGTACGAAGCCGGAGGACTAGACCATGATGCCCGGCAGGGAATACAACGAAGTGCGCTTTTGCTCTGATTGCGGGCGGCGTATGGTCTGGGATGATAGTAGTAAGGGCGGGCTAATATGCCCTAGCCCTACTTGCGGAAAGTAAGTATATGGGGGTTAGATACCATGAAAGCGAAACTTGAAATAAACGGCAATAAAGTGGAAGTGGAAGGAAGCCCGGCAGAAATCCGGGGCGTACTTGGGTTCGATTCCCTATGCGGGCATACCGCGCAGGAAGACCCGGGGAAGGATGAATTACCGAAACTTAGCCCGGCGCAGAAACGCGCTTATGTGGCTAGGCGCGGGGCGGGCAGGGTAGCGAAGTATAACCTTACAACTGCCGGGAAGCGAAGGAAGGTAATTAATTGGGTACATTTTATAGGCCGCCCGCTAAAAAAGGAAATACAGGAACGCTACGATAATGCTAGCGGGTCTGAACATGAACGCAGGAATATAGTAGTTGATGAACTAGCCGAACTCGCATATTCTAAAGGCGCGGGGATTAACGCGGCGGGTTTCTCTAAATCTCGGCTACGAAGGATTATCCGTTGCCACATCACTAGCGCGATTGGGCTTATTCCGCCCGGGGGGGTGGCCTCCCCGGGCAAAACTGCCCCTAAAAATGGTGGTAGCGAATGACCCCAGAGGCTAAAACGCCACCCAGACCGCTTAACCCGTATCGTACTATGTTTTCCACTTTGTTTTATTTACTTGGCGGGATTGCGGGCGCTAGCGGTATAATAGTTTCCGGCCTGCTCTCCATCTTGTACGCGGGCGGGTACGATATTGACGGGTCGCGGATAATTGGGGGATTGTTCGGGGCGGTAGGGGTTGCTATAATCGGGTGCGGCCTCGGGTATGTATTCGAAGAAGGGAATAAGGGTTAGTGGAAGTACGGGGGGTGTCCCTATGGTTAGCAACATACAGAAAGCGGCGATATACTGCGTTAAACACGGCCACGCGGCCTACGGGTACGGGTGTTTCGGGTATGTTTATTGCGGTAGGTGTGGCGAACAGGTAGGCGACCGGCTAGGTAGCATATTCCCGCAGGCCGAACGCTTCGCAGACGTAGCATGTAAAACTAAGAAATGTAAGTATTGCGAAGCGGTTATTAAGTCCCTGACCGCCCGGGACAGGAAGATATACGCGAGGCTAAAAGAAATGGAATTACCGGACGCTGAAAAGGCGATAAAAGGCATAAAGTTCTAGGTGTTCTTATGGTGGATATTGGCGACCTTATAGGAAGTTTGTTTATGCTCTTTGTTATTTGTATTTTTGTAGCCGTACTTAGCGGGGCGTTTATTACTTTCGGGAATATGGCCGATGGTTGCGCTACGGACAGTATCGCTAGGGTAAGTTACGGCGGGTGGGTTTGGAAGACGTGGCGGGTAGAACTGACTAACGACCACCCTATAAGCGATGGTAGCGGCGGAGTAATCGCCCAACGCTACGGGGCGGTTAATGACCCGGAATTACTTAAACGCTTGCAGGAATACGCCGATTCGGGCGAACGGGTTAGGGTCTGCTACCATTCTGAATTATTCGTTTATAATTGGGAATACTCGGACGCGGAAGTAATTTATTCCGTTAATACGGTGGGTGGCTAATATGCAGGAAGAACAACGGAAATTAGTACGAATGATAATGGAAATGAACCGGGAATACGCGCTAGCGCCCGATACCGAACGGGGGTTTAAGCGCGAAGGGCATAAGGAAAGGGTAGAAGCGTTCGTAAGGGTCTTTAACGGCCAACCGCAGTTAGTTTTCTTCTACGGGAAGACGCGCTATACCTTTAACTTCGTAACCCGGGGCGAACAGAACCCTACCGCCGCGCTTATGTCCATTCTCGGGTATAGGGGCATAGATTCGATACCGTCCGAAATTCTACACGAATATTTTACGAAGGAAACAATAGACATGCGCCGGGAAATGCTGAAACTACGGGGTGTTTAATATGCGGTTGGAACTTAAAATAGACCTGACGAAAGAACAGGAAGCAGACATAGCCCTATTTAAGCGGGCGTTTTATAACGTGGGGGTAAAGGTATTTAAGTTTTATTCCGGGGGGTTTGTGCTATCTGACGAATCCGATATAGTGGCTATAACTAACCGGCCTAGTATGCTCGATAAAAAGACTAACGACGGGAATACCGATAGCATGATTAGCGAGGAAGTAACCATTAAAATACGCCCGTTCATAGGCCGGGTTATTTCATTTAGAAGAAACGCGAACGAACCGTTTTTTTTAGAACTCGCTAGCGGGTTATTCTTGGTTGTCGCGCCGTATGCTAAGTCTAGGGGATGATGATATGGATACCATGATAGTCATTATAGACTTAGAACCTATCGGATTCGGAATGTTTGCCCTAGCCGCCGCTTGGGGGTTTAGGGCGTTCTTGGGTAAATGAGGGATAGCATGGCCGAATACTGCCGTAAATGCCTTCTTAGGTATATGGGGGTTAGTGCCGAAGCGTACCCGGAATGGTGTTGCGAACGCTATAACGGAATCTGCGAGGGGTGCGGGTTTGAATACCTGATAGAAAAGGGGGTAGTCTAATGCGTTCTAAGCGCGAAGTAGTAAAGCAGTTTAACGAAATACATGCCGCATTTAAGCGCGGGGACGTTAATTTTAGGTACTTTAAGGCCTATACTGCCGCGCTTGAATGGGTGCTAGAAATGGAATAAGGGGGATAACATGCGCGATAAACGACGGATTAAACGGATACTTGCGAAGATAAGGAAGGTATGGGAAGCCTACCCGGACATGCGGCTAGGGCAACTTCTAAACAATTTCGCATGGGACGAAGCGCGGGGGATTTTTTACAGGGAAGACGACGAAACCGAAGCCAACCTTAACAGTAGCATGATAGATTTAGGGCTTCGGAAAGGCGGGGCATTACGAAGCGGTAAGAAGTAATTAGAAGCCCTTAGAACTAGATATTTTATTCTTAGGAATCCTTCTATTTTTCCCCATCCACTTAGCCGCGCCGTAGGTCGTGTGGTGTATATCCTTACTTCCGCTAGTGTCTAAAGGCATGTCGTCCTTGTACTTCGAATACCGGCTTTTGTCTTTGAAAAGGTTTAAGGCCATATTCTCCCCCTACATAATCCGCATTACTTCCCCTTTCTTTGCCCTCTTTTGCCAATCCGCCGCGCCTATCTTGTCCCCCTTTTCCATCAGACCCGCTAGGGATTTATCGTATGAAATATCGGGGAGTTCGCCCGGGCGTAATTTCTTGGAAGCCATGCGCTTTATTCGGCCTTAGTATTTATTAAGGTTAGGGTTCGTAGTCTTCCACTATATAGGTTATCGTCTTCCCATCTACTCCCATGTCCTTGCTAACGTCGTTAATTATGAAGTGGATTATCTTTTTCTCAGGCATTAGCGACCCTAAATGATATTCCTTCCCGCCTATCTTTACCGATTGGCCGGTTAAATCCATGATGGGGTAGGTAAATTCGGCTTCGTTGGGCTTCGGGAAACTGTACTTTATCCCGGCTTCTGCTATGTTCGCCATCATGGTTAGGCGCTCTTTAAACTGCCGGTTCGCCCGGTTAAACAGGTGGTCGCGCATGGCCTTAACCGCACCGTTGCGGAGTTCTAGGAAATTAACGTTAAGATAGCCCTTGTGGTCTTCGGTTAGCGGTTCTTGGAAGATGAAGGTTATACGCCGGAATTTCATTTACGCACCTTGTAGTCTGGGTAAGTTACCCCCGTTTCTTTATCTACTTCCTTCGCTACCTTCTCGAATACTAGGACGTAGAATAGGTCGGTGTCGTCGAATTTGCCGTAGAAACTTTCGAAGATAGCGTACCAATCCTTCTTATCCGTTCGCCCTGTATCCACCGCCTTTAATTCGTCTGGGATTCTAGCGTATTGGTACAGTAACGCCGATACTAACCGGGCGTTAAAAAGGACGGTATCGTTATGTACGACGTTAAAGACCGTACCTATTTTCGAACCGTAATAATCTTCTTCTAGGGATTTGGATTTACGGATAGTCGTAAATACCCGGTTCGCTAGTTTCCCATTCCAATTTTTCGTAAATCTAATGGCTTTCATGCGATAGCCCCCTTTCCGGGTCGTCCCGGTCTGCGATAAGCGTTTTAAGGCGCTCGATTTTTTCCTGTCGTATCCGGTCGAACTCCGCCGGTGTCCCTAGCATCATTATACCTTGTTCTACCATTATAGAAACGTCGGCTAGTTCTTCCATAGCCTTTAAGCGCCATA
This Candidatus Omnitrophota bacterium DNA region includes the following protein-coding sequences:
- a CDS encoding helix-turn-helix domain-containing protein, whose protein sequence is MAARNYEIEKRIMALVGEGLYPSKIANVLNVSTTLILKHLKRLEKEGRLESYGKCPKFYNLKDVAFKRCNVGFSLPMNGRFKLRGKTDGLKSQKKPLISDVIRLHDFKIKIPILQKGKMVLTSKKVEINNWVKEYYNLDLPTKATLEITTQSAIIHFHSTDIPRNMGFNRALVEFATRGMVAVVSYLGRHGYRLDLMNPRVISQHLAADTAEEIDKQVSEGTVFKINLNRPAATITGEMQAGAAAWVDRSKGALEIETNDIIYEQALLEMPMRLIRVERGYSEYDKRLNLYDMNIKKHLAVLGEMSDALKEMRNYYKEKRKR
- a CDS encoding antitoxin, which encodes MKDTCKAAIEKWGANKQLNMVIEECAELIKAISKYQRYEHNGVWRLKAMEELADVSIMVEQGIMMLGTPAEFDRIRQEKIERLKTLIADRDDPERGLSHESH